A stretch of Anaeromyxobacter dehalogenans 2CP-1 DNA encodes these proteins:
- a CDS encoding c-type cytochrome: MPARTRYALAAAVVLALGAALLSQLPAGTFGRRAPPAVETPELAAQGKRVLTQQCWHCHREIPLAPRVAGWDAPRAYEALGRLPELNPAMPPFRGTDADRRALAAYLAALAAGRAP, encoded by the coding sequence ATGCCTGCGCGCACCCGCTACGCGCTCGCCGCCGCGGTGGTCCTGGCGCTGGGGGCGGCCCTCCTGTCGCAGCTCCCGGCCGGCACCTTCGGCCGCCGCGCGCCCCCGGCGGTGGAGACCCCGGAGCTCGCCGCCCAGGGCAAGCGCGTGCTCACGCAGCAGTGCTGGCACTGCCACCGGGAGATCCCGCTCGCGCCGCGGGTGGCGGGCTGGGACGCCCCGCGCGCCTACGAGGCGCTGGGGCGCCTGCCGGAGCTGAACCCGGCCATGCCGCCGTTCCGCGGCACCGACGCCGACCGCCGCGCGCTCGCGGCGTATCTCGCCGCGCTCGCCGCGGGCCGCGCGCCGTGA
- the trxB gene encoding thioredoxin-disulfide reductase encodes MSKHERLVIVGSGPAGYTAALYAARANLQPLLFEGMQPGGQLTITSEVENFPGFPEGILGPELMEKMKKQAERFGTRFEASEITRVDFSQRPFKLWQDDTLYTADAVIVATGASAKWLQIPSEKQYQGRGVSACATCDGFFFRGVEIAVVGGGDTALEEASFLTKYASKVHVVHRRGELRASKIMQDRARKNPKIELVLNAVVDEILGDGKAVTGVRLKDTRDGSTRELPLKGVFMGIGHEPNTGIFKGQLEMNEVGYLAVKAPSTATSVPGVFAAGDVSDPHYRQAISAAGTGCSAAIDAERWLGEHVTESWN; translated from the coding sequence ATGTCCAAGCACGAGCGGCTCGTCATCGTCGGCAGCGGTCCCGCGGGCTACACCGCGGCGCTCTACGCCGCGCGCGCCAACCTCCAGCCGCTGCTGTTCGAGGGCATGCAGCCGGGCGGGCAGCTGACCATCACGAGCGAGGTGGAGAACTTCCCCGGCTTCCCCGAGGGCATCCTCGGGCCGGAGCTGATGGAGAAGATGAAGAAGCAGGCCGAGCGCTTCGGCACGCGCTTCGAGGCGAGCGAGATCACGCGGGTGGACTTCTCCCAGCGCCCGTTCAAGCTCTGGCAGGACGACACGCTCTACACCGCCGACGCGGTGATCGTCGCCACCGGCGCCTCCGCCAAGTGGCTGCAGATCCCGTCGGAGAAGCAGTACCAGGGGCGCGGCGTGTCGGCCTGCGCCACCTGCGACGGCTTCTTCTTCCGCGGGGTGGAGATCGCGGTGGTGGGCGGCGGCGACACGGCGCTGGAGGAGGCGAGCTTCCTCACCAAGTACGCGAGCAAGGTGCACGTGGTGCACCGCCGCGGCGAGCTGCGCGCCTCCAAGATCATGCAGGACCGCGCCCGCAAGAACCCGAAGATCGAGCTGGTGCTGAACGCGGTGGTGGACGAGATCCTCGGCGACGGCAAGGCCGTCACCGGCGTCCGGCTCAAGGACACCCGCGACGGCTCGACCCGCGAGCTGCCGCTGAAGGGCGTGTTCATGGGCATCGGCCACGAGCCGAACACCGGCATCTTCAAGGGCCAGCTCGAGATGAACGAGGTGGGCTACCTCGCCGTGAAGGCGCCCTCCACCGCCACCAGCGTGCCGGGCGTGTTCGCGGCCGGCGACGTGTCGGACCCGCACTACCGCCAGGCGATCAGCGCGGCCGGGACCGGCTGCTCCGCCGCCATCGACGCGGAGCGCTGGCTGGGCGAGCACGTCACCGAGAGCTGGAACTAG
- the moaC gene encoding cyclic pyranopterin monophosphate synthase MoaC, whose amino-acid sequence MKMIDVGAKPKTERVAVAHGFVAMSADTVGRIRAGEVEKGDVLAAARLAGIMAAKKTPDLVPLCHPIALSAVDVSAVPGPGGVAVEATVRTVDRTGVEMEALAAVSAACLTIYDMLKRYEKGMSITAIELIEKKGGRSGHWTRGPAAPPDRRRGSGSRSRRTRGG is encoded by the coding sequence ATGAAGATGATCGACGTCGGCGCGAAGCCGAAGACCGAGCGCGTGGCCGTGGCGCACGGCTTCGTGGCGATGTCCGCCGACACGGTGGGCAGGATCCGCGCGGGCGAGGTGGAGAAGGGCGACGTGCTCGCGGCCGCGCGCCTGGCGGGCATCATGGCGGCGAAGAAGACGCCGGACCTGGTGCCGCTCTGCCACCCCATCGCGCTGTCCGCCGTGGACGTGAGCGCGGTGCCGGGCCCGGGCGGCGTGGCGGTCGAGGCGACCGTGCGGACGGTGGACCGGACCGGCGTGGAGATGGAGGCGCTCGCGGCGGTCTCGGCCGCGTGCCTGACCATCTACGACATGCTGAAGCGGTACGAGAAGGGCATGTCGATCACGGCGATCGAGCTCATCGAGAAGAAGGGCGGGCGGAGCGGGCACTGGACCCGCGGCCCCGCAGCCCCGCCGGATCGACGCCGAGGAAGCGGATCACGTTCGCGCCGCACACGCGGCGGATGA
- a CDS encoding CheR family methyltransferase gives MTDGAPGPAALAAVARALAAETGLSLASGLGDALRAALDRAADDRGTTPARLATAVAGGDAAALAALVEQAAVRETSFWRHPEQLAALARLAGGRPAPLRLWSAGCASGEEAYGLAMLLREAGRDAAAGDRILATDLSARALEAARRARYGPRALRRVPPAIAARWLLPAGSDGARVVHPDVRAPVELRHHNLVRDPLPGPPFDAVLCRNVLIYFDPAVAATVLRALLAAVRPGGWLVLGPVELPLAAELPVEWVEDGGATLLRRPR, from the coding sequence GTGACGGACGGCGCCCCGGGGCCGGCGGCGCTCGCCGCGGTGGCCCGCGCGCTCGCCGCGGAGACGGGGCTCTCCCTCGCGAGCGGCCTGGGCGACGCGCTGCGCGCTGCCCTGGACCGTGCCGCGGACGACCGGGGCACGACGCCGGCGCGGCTCGCGACTGCGGTGGCGGGGGGTGACGCCGCGGCGCTGGCGGCGCTGGTGGAGCAGGCGGCGGTGCGCGAGACCTCGTTCTGGCGCCACCCCGAGCAGCTCGCCGCGCTGGCACGGCTCGCCGGCGGCCGCCCGGCGCCGCTCCGCCTCTGGTCGGCGGGCTGCGCGAGCGGCGAGGAGGCCTACGGGCTCGCCATGCTGCTGCGCGAGGCGGGTCGGGACGCCGCCGCGGGCGACCGGATCCTCGCGACCGACCTCTCCGCCCGCGCGCTCGAGGCGGCGCGGCGCGCGCGCTACGGGCCGCGGGCGCTCCGGCGGGTCCCGCCGGCGATCGCGGCGCGCTGGCTCCTGCCGGCCGGCTCGGACGGCGCGCGGGTGGTGCACCCCGACGTGCGCGCGCCGGTGGAGCTCCGACACCACAACCTCGTCCGCGACCCGCTCCCCGGGCCCCCGTTCGACGCGGTGCTGTGCCGGAACGTCCTCATCTACTTCGACCCGGCCGTCGCGGCGACGGTGCTGCGCGCGCTGCTCGCCGCGGTGCGTCCCGGGGGCTGGCTGGTCCTCGGCCCGGTGGAGCTGCCGCTCGCGGCGGAGCTCCCGGTGGAGTGGGTGGAGGACGGCGGGGCGACGCTGCTGCGGCGCCCGCGCTGA
- a CDS encoding chemotaxis protein CheW gives MPDDFLTASARAALTAEVRRLSGALRDAQRALAALGGASLPGLHLVLETGGRRALLPVAQVTEVVRMVALSPLPGAPAHVLGTFSWRGVPVVAADLAAAAGARADLDLDARVVILAGAPALGLAVERVVGTVDAPKLFEGDPAEAAPEGWRGSPLVAGLCVDGGEVLPLLDPSPLRAALAGAGAPAAP, from the coding sequence ATGCCCGACGACTTCCTCACCGCCTCCGCGCGCGCGGCGCTCACCGCCGAGGTCCGCCGGCTCTCCGGTGCGCTCCGCGACGCGCAGCGGGCGCTCGCGGCGCTCGGCGGCGCCTCGCTCCCGGGGCTGCACCTCGTGCTCGAGACCGGAGGCCGGCGGGCGCTCCTGCCGGTGGCGCAGGTGACGGAGGTGGTCCGCATGGTCGCGCTCTCGCCGCTGCCGGGGGCGCCGGCCCACGTGCTCGGGACCTTCTCCTGGCGCGGGGTGCCGGTGGTGGCGGCGGACCTGGCCGCGGCGGCGGGCGCGCGTGCGGACCTCGACCTGGACGCGCGCGTGGTGATCCTCGCGGGCGCGCCGGCGCTGGGCCTGGCGGTGGAGCGCGTGGTGGGCACGGTGGACGCGCCGAAGCTGTTCGAGGGCGATCCGGCCGAGGCGGCGCCGGAGGGCTGGCGGGGCTCGCCGCTCGTGGCCGGACTGTGCGTGGATGGCGGCGAGGTCCTCCCGCTCCTCGACCCGTCGCCGCTGCGCGCGGCGCTGGCGGGCGCGGGCGCGCCGGCGGCACCGTGA
- a CDS encoding thioredoxin, translated as MRNVVLGALAVLAAACQSPRPAQPAQQKENPSAPVAKVGGQAITTGELDELVKSDLKQLEQQYEEQKYQLKRQGLESMIRRRVFEAKAKAEGITPDELVNRDVVAKIPEPADDEVRALYERAKAGGQQLPPIDQVKPDIARFIKNQKAQAELTAYYEKLKKDMNVEVLLPAYMPPKVEVAATGPSKGPNDAPITIVEFSDFQCPFCVRAEPTVKDVMAAYPGKVRVVYRDFPLPSHDLAPKAAEAAHCAGDQGKYWEMHDRLFAANGKLAVDDLKGYAREVGADGAKFDRCLESGEKAPVVQEHHKAGEAAGVSGTPAFFINGRLISGAQPLEAFKAVIDQELKAAGKQ; from the coding sequence ATGCGCAACGTCGTCCTCGGCGCGCTCGCCGTCCTTGCGGCCGCCTGCCAGTCCCCTCGCCCGGCGCAGCCGGCGCAGCAGAAGGAGAACCCGTCGGCGCCGGTCGCCAAGGTGGGCGGCCAGGCCATCACCACGGGCGAGCTGGACGAGCTCGTGAAGAGCGACCTGAAGCAGCTCGAGCAGCAGTACGAGGAGCAGAAGTACCAGCTGAAGCGGCAGGGCCTGGAGTCGATGATCCGCCGCCGCGTCTTCGAGGCGAAGGCGAAGGCCGAGGGCATCACGCCGGACGAGCTGGTGAACCGCGACGTGGTCGCGAAGATCCCCGAGCCCGCCGACGACGAGGTCCGCGCCCTGTACGAGCGCGCCAAGGCCGGCGGCCAGCAGCTCCCGCCCATCGACCAGGTGAAGCCGGACATCGCGCGGTTCATCAAGAACCAGAAGGCGCAGGCCGAGCTGACGGCCTACTACGAGAAGCTGAAGAAGGACATGAACGTCGAGGTGCTGCTGCCCGCGTACATGCCGCCCAAGGTCGAGGTCGCGGCCACCGGCCCGTCGAAGGGCCCGAACGACGCGCCCATCACCATCGTCGAGTTCTCCGACTTCCAGTGCCCGTTCTGCGTGCGCGCCGAGCCGACCGTGAAGGACGTGATGGCCGCCTACCCGGGCAAGGTCCGGGTGGTCTACCGCGACTTCCCGCTTCCCTCGCACGACCTCGCGCCGAAGGCCGCCGAGGCGGCGCACTGCGCCGGCGACCAGGGCAAGTACTGGGAGATGCACGACCGGCTGTTCGCGGCGAACGGCAAGCTCGCCGTGGACGACCTGAAGGGCTACGCGCGCGAGGTCGGCGCGGACGGCGCGAAGTTCGACCGCTGCCTCGAGTCCGGCGAGAAGGCCCCGGTGGTGCAGGAGCACCACAAGGCCGGCGAGGCGGCCGGCGTGAGCGGGACCCCGGCGTTCTTCATCAACGGCCGGCTGATCTCCGGCGCGCAGCCGCTGGAGGCCTTCAAGGCCGTCATCGACCAGGAGCTGAAGGCGGCGGGCAAGCAGTAG
- the ispG gene encoding flavodoxin-dependent (E)-4-hydroxy-3-methylbut-2-enyl-diphosphate synthase: MGAYGQGEGATLGERRKTRQIRVGNVRIGGDAPIAVQSMTTTQTADAAATLTQIRALAEAGADVVRLAVPDQDAAAALPEIVKATPVPLVADIHFDYRLALAALKAGMHGIRLNPGNIGSRDRVREVVKAARERMVPVRIGVNAGSLEKDIVEKHGWPTAAGMVESAERHIRFLEDEGYREIKVSLKAHDVAMTVQANRLFSRQFDYPLHLGVTEAGTLLAGTVKSAAGLGILLGEGIGDTIRISLTADPVEEVRVARMLLTSLGLKFGGATLTSCPTCGRCSVDMIPVAERVERRLATLKGEVQVAVMGCEVNGPGEAAAADVGIAYGHNGVGLLFRDGKIVKRMKAEELEEALVAEAIQISGQRAPK; this comes from the coding sequence GTGGGCGCATACGGGCAGGGTGAGGGCGCGACGCTGGGCGAGCGCCGGAAGACGCGGCAGATCCGCGTCGGCAACGTGCGGATCGGCGGCGACGCGCCCATCGCGGTGCAGTCGATGACGACCACGCAGACCGCCGACGCCGCGGCGACGCTGACCCAGATCCGGGCGCTGGCCGAGGCGGGCGCCGACGTGGTGCGCCTGGCCGTGCCGGACCAGGACGCCGCCGCCGCGCTGCCGGAGATCGTGAAGGCCACGCCGGTGCCGCTGGTGGCCGACATCCACTTCGACTACCGGCTGGCGCTCGCCGCGCTGAAGGCCGGGATGCACGGCATCCGCCTCAACCCCGGCAACATCGGCTCGCGCGATCGCGTCCGCGAGGTGGTGAAGGCCGCCCGCGAGCGCATGGTGCCGGTGCGCATCGGCGTGAACGCCGGCTCGCTGGAGAAGGACATCGTCGAGAAGCACGGCTGGCCCACCGCCGCCGGCATGGTGGAGAGCGCCGAGCGCCACATCCGCTTCCTCGAGGACGAGGGCTACCGCGAGATCAAGGTCTCGCTGAAGGCGCACGACGTCGCCATGACCGTGCAGGCGAACCGGCTCTTCTCGCGCCAGTTCGACTACCCGCTCCACCTCGGCGTCACCGAGGCCGGCACGCTGCTCGCCGGCACGGTGAAGAGCGCCGCGGGGCTGGGCATCCTGCTGGGCGAGGGCATCGGCGACACCATCCGCATCTCCCTCACCGCCGATCCGGTCGAGGAGGTGCGGGTGGCGCGCATGCTGCTCACCTCGCTCGGCCTCAAGTTCGGCGGGGCCACGCTCACCTCCTGCCCCACCTGCGGCCGGTGCTCGGTGGACATGATCCCGGTGGCCGAGCGCGTCGAGCGCCGCCTCGCCACGCTGAAGGGCGAGGTGCAGGTGGCGGTGATGGGCTGCGAGGTGAACGGGCCGGGCGAGGCGGCCGCCGCCGACGTCGGGATCGCCTACGGCCACAACGGCGTGGGGCTGCTGTTCCGCGACGGCAAGATCGTGAAGCGCATGAAGGCGGAGGAGCTGGAGGAGGCGCTGGTGGCCGAGGCCATCCAGATCTCCGGCCAGCGCGCGCCGAAGTAG
- a CDS encoding proline--tRNA ligase, whose amino-acid sequence MHAVRYSQAFIPTLKEAPADAQVASHKLLVRAGFIRQLGAGIYDYLPLAKRSLAKVEAIVREEMDAIGGQEFYLPALHPAEIWKESGRWDVMGDNMFRLKDRKGGDYCLGMTHEEIFTAVARDELRSYRQLPQVWYQIQTKFRDEPRPKSGLLRVRQFTMKDAYSFDVDRAGLDRSYEDQRRAYEKIFTRCGLDFVAVQAHSGSMGGSESSEFMVRTDAGEDLVAACPRCRYAANTETATSRVAAEADGPGLGTPEKFATPGVVTIEALEQAPYSVAARRQLKTLVYMADEQPVIAVVRGDQELNEAKLQTATGAVAVRPAHPEEIPPLMGARAGSLGAVRFTRARVLLDPSLADRKDMVTGANEDGFHLRGVDVRRDVLAHGATLAELRTVKAGEGCPRCDGTLDVFKALEIGHIFKLGTKYSESMKATVLDAEGKQVPIVMGSYGIGVERILAAAIELHHDDNGIVFPMAIAPFHATVLTLGPEPELRKAAEEVVAALGKEGVEVLFDDRDERAGVKFKDADLLGIPIRIAVGKKGLAAGNVEWKLRKGGAVELVPVGEVARKAAEAVRAAT is encoded by the coding sequence ATGCACGCCGTCCGCTACAGCCAGGCCTTCATCCCCACGCTCAAGGAAGCGCCCGCCGACGCGCAGGTCGCGAGCCACAAGCTGCTCGTCCGGGCCGGCTTCATCCGCCAGCTCGGCGCCGGCATCTACGACTACCTGCCGCTCGCGAAGCGCTCCCTCGCGAAGGTCGAGGCGATCGTGCGCGAGGAGATGGACGCCATCGGCGGCCAGGAGTTCTACCTGCCCGCCCTCCACCCCGCGGAGATCTGGAAGGAGTCCGGCCGGTGGGACGTGATGGGCGACAACATGTTCCGGCTGAAGGACCGCAAGGGCGGCGACTACTGCCTCGGCATGACGCACGAGGAGATCTTCACCGCCGTCGCGCGCGACGAGCTGCGCAGCTACCGGCAGCTCCCGCAGGTCTGGTACCAGATCCAGACGAAGTTCCGCGACGAGCCGCGGCCCAAGTCCGGCCTGCTGCGAGTCCGGCAGTTCACCATGAAGGACGCGTACTCCTTCGACGTGGACCGGGCCGGGCTCGACAGGAGCTACGAGGACCAGCGCCGGGCCTACGAGAAGATCTTCACCCGCTGCGGCCTCGACTTCGTGGCGGTGCAGGCGCACTCCGGCTCGATGGGCGGCAGCGAGTCCTCCGAGTTCATGGTGCGCACCGACGCCGGCGAGGACCTGGTGGCCGCGTGCCCGAGGTGCCGGTACGCCGCCAACACCGAGACCGCCACCTCGCGCGTCGCCGCGGAGGCGGACGGCCCCGGGCTCGGGACGCCCGAGAAGTTCGCCACCCCCGGCGTGGTCACCATCGAGGCGCTGGAGCAGGCGCCGTACTCGGTGGCGGCGCGGCGGCAGCTGAAGACGCTCGTGTACATGGCGGACGAGCAGCCGGTCATCGCGGTGGTGCGCGGCGACCAGGAGCTGAACGAGGCGAAGCTGCAGACAGCCACCGGCGCGGTGGCCGTCCGCCCCGCGCACCCCGAGGAGATCCCGCCGCTCATGGGCGCGCGGGCCGGCTCGCTCGGCGCGGTGCGGTTCACGAGGGCGCGCGTCCTTTTGGACCCGTCGCTCGCCGACCGCAAGGACATGGTCACCGGCGCGAACGAGGACGGCTTCCACCTGCGCGGCGTGGACGTCCGGCGCGACGTCCTCGCGCACGGCGCCACGCTGGCGGAGCTGCGCACGGTGAAGGCCGGCGAGGGCTGCCCGCGGTGCGACGGCACGCTCGACGTCTTCAAGGCGCTCGAGATCGGCCACATCTTCAAGCTCGGCACCAAGTACTCCGAGTCGATGAAGGCGACCGTGCTCGACGCCGAGGGCAAGCAGGTGCCCATCGTGATGGGCAGCTACGGCATCGGCGTGGAGCGCATCCTGGCCGCCGCCATCGAGCTGCACCACGACGACAACGGCATCGTGTTCCCGATGGCCATCGCGCCGTTCCACGCCACCGTGCTCACGCTCGGGCCGGAGCCGGAGCTGCGCAAGGCGGCCGAGGAGGTGGTGGCCGCGCTCGGGAAGGAGGGCGTCGAGGTGCTGTTCGACGACCGCGACGAGCGCGCCGGGGTGAAGTTCAAGGACGCCGACCTGCTCGGCATCCCCATCCGCATCGCGGTGGGGAAGAAGGGGCTCGCCGCCGGCAACGTGGAGTGGAAGCTGCGCAAGGGCGGCGCGGTGGAGCTCGTCCCGGTGGGCGAGGTCGCGCGCAAGGCGGCCGAGGCGGTCCGGGCGGCGACGTAG
- a CDS encoding TatD family hydrolase, translating to MFDAFLHAGALGAREVADLRFFGIEGALVPSGDAVVTATPAAIRRGWDQVSTAARRLRRGGLAAWAALGIHPRRIPARGLEALLAELPDALGRREVAALGAVGLAEGGALEERVLARQLELARELRLPVVAAVPLRGRERLTRRLLAALRESELEPARVLVAGADERTVKAIRACGHLAGLALSGGAGPRGAVDAAVRMVASLGPEGIVLGSDAGVGGGDLLALARAADRMAKAGLAPAVIRRVCGANVIRFLGVDPAGLRGRGSSARSARPSSR from the coding sequence GTGTTCGACGCCTTCCTCCACGCCGGCGCGCTCGGGGCGCGCGAGGTCGCCGATCTCCGCTTCTTCGGGATCGAGGGGGCGCTGGTGCCGTCCGGCGACGCGGTGGTCACGGCCACGCCCGCGGCCATCCGCCGCGGCTGGGACCAGGTGTCCACCGCCGCCCGGCGCCTGCGCCGCGGCGGCCTCGCGGCCTGGGCGGCCCTCGGCATCCACCCGCGCCGGATCCCGGCGCGCGGCCTGGAGGCGCTGCTCGCCGAGCTGCCGGACGCGCTGGGCCGCCGGGAGGTGGCGGCGCTCGGCGCGGTCGGGCTGGCCGAGGGCGGCGCGCTGGAGGAGCGGGTGCTGGCGCGCCAGCTCGAGCTGGCGCGCGAGCTGCGGCTGCCGGTCGTCGCGGCGGTGCCGCTGCGCGGGCGCGAGCGCCTCACCCGGCGGCTGCTCGCGGCGCTGCGCGAGTCGGAGCTGGAGCCGGCGCGGGTGCTGGTGGCCGGCGCCGATGAACGCACCGTGAAGGCGATCCGCGCCTGCGGCCACCTGGCGGGCCTGGCGCTGTCCGGCGGCGCGGGCCCACGCGGCGCGGTGGACGCGGCGGTGCGGATGGTGGCGTCGCTCGGGCCGGAGGGGATCGTCCTCGGCTCGGACGCCGGCGTGGGCGGGGGGGACCTGCTGGCGCTGGCGCGGGCGGCCGACCGGATGGCGAAGGCCGGGCTCGCGCCCGCCGTCATCCGCCGCGTGTGCGGCGCGAACGTGATCCGCTTCCTCGGCGTCGATCCGGCGGGGCTGCGGGGCCGCGGGTCCAGTGCCCGCTCCGCCCGCCCTTCTTCTCGATGA